A single genomic interval of Suncus etruscus isolate mSunEtr1 chromosome 10, mSunEtr1.pri.cur, whole genome shotgun sequence harbors:
- the LOC126020833 gene encoding small nuclear ribonucleoprotein Sm D3-like yields LANISIGEPIKVLHEAEDHIVPCETNTGEVYHGKLIEAEDNMNCQMSNITVTYRDGRVAQLEQVYICGSKIRFLILPDMLKNAPMLKSMKNRTQGSGAGRGKAAILKAQVAARGRGHGMGHGNIFQMRR; encoded by the coding sequence CTTGCCAACATATCCATCGGTGAGCCAATCAAAGTCCTCCACGAGGCTGAGGACCACATCGTGCCTTGCGAGACGAATACTGGAGAAGTGTACCATGGGAAGCTCATCGAGGCAGAGGACAACATGAACTGCCAGATGTCCAACATCACTGTCACATACAGAGACGGTCGCGTAGCACAACTGGAGCAAGTGTACATTTGTGGCAGCAAGATCCGCTTTCTGATTTTGCCTGACATGCTGAAAAATGCACCCATGTTAAAGAGTATGAAAAATAGAACCCAAGGTTCAGGGGCTGGCCGGGGGAAAGCTGCTATTCTGAAGGCCCAAGTGGCTGCAAGAGGAAGAGGACATGGAATGGGACATGGAAACATCTTCCAGATGCGAAGATAA